From a single Kryptolebias marmoratus isolate JLee-2015 linkage group LG6, ASM164957v2, whole genome shotgun sequence genomic region:
- the mfsd9 gene encoding major facilitator superfamily domain-containing protein 9: MNNQKCSTLFLKLRGRRRIIRCIYVVGFMDLFGVSMIIPLLSHHVKALGASPTVAGIVGSTYGILQLFSSTVVGSWSDVVGRRYSLLTCLLLSGLGYSLLGMSTSITLFVLARIPVGLFKHSLSICRALLSDLVSESERPLVMGHFNAASSVGFILGPVVGGYLTEHEGGFYTSSFTCAAIFLVNTGLVWMLPWSETLADRNETNHSNNTSEGCYDKYGSKSVQNGSHATSHQTVLKPETEAASRSPWKYRLMWREVSLLQPAWRQLSSVISRIHMVASSDMWDLFLVRLLMAVSIMLYYSNFSLAMEERFALKPKMTGYLISYSSTLGALAGFLVGPVTQLYKNNMSALLLHSTMLTSSLIFLYAAAPSVWQVLLTSTFFTISTTIGRTCITDLELQRGGVQASGTLIGAGQSVIAVGRILAPLLSGLTQEFSPCGPPSLGVVLALAAVGLLLVRIPKWDKKGATKTVKL, translated from the exons ATGAACAACCAGAAATGTAGCACTTTATTCCTGAAACTAAGGGGACGGAGGAGGATTATACGATGTATTTATGTGGTGGGCTTCATG GACTTGTTCGGGGTGAGCATGATCATCCCTCTGCTCAGCCATCATGTGAAGGCTCTCGGAGCAAGTCCCACTGTGGCTGGCATCGTGG GTTCCACATATGGGATCCTGCAGCTGTTCTCAAGCACGGTAGTA GGCAGCTGGAGTGACGTGGTCGGGCGGCGGTACTCTCTGCTGACGTGTCTGCTGCTGAGCGGTCTGGGCTACAGCCTCCTGGGGATGTCTACGAGCATCACCTTGTTCGTCCTCGCTCGGATACCTGTGG gGCTGTTCAAGCACTCCCTGTCCATCTGCAGAGCCTTGCTGTCTGACCTGGTGTCAGAATCGGAGCGCCCCCTGGTGATGGGACACTTTAACGCAGCCTCCAGCGTCGGCTTCATCCTTGGTCCCGTGGTGGGTGGGTACCTCACAGAGCACGAAGGAGGCTTTTACACGTCTTCCTTTACTTGTGCGGCAATCTTTCTTGTTAATACTG GGTTGGTATGGATGCTGCCCTGGAGCGAGACACTAGCTGATCGTAATGAAACGAACCACAGCAACAACACAAGTGAAGGATGTTACGACAAATACGGCAGCAAGTCTGTGCAGAACGGTTCTCATGCAACGAGCCACCAGACAGTGTTAAAGCCAGAGACTGAAGCAGCTTCCAGATCTCCTTGGAAGTATCGACTCATGTGGAGGGAGGTGTCTCTGCTCCAGCCTGCCTGGAGACAGCTCTCCTCTGTGATCTCAAGAATCCACATGGTGGCCTCTTCTGACATGTGGGACCTCTTTCTTGTGCGTCTCCTGATGGCCGTAAGCATCATGCTCTACTACAGTAACTTCTCTCTGGCCATGGAGGAGCGTTTCGCTCTCAAACCAAAAATGACAGGTTATCTGATCAGCTACAGCAGCACCTTAGGGGCCCTGGCTGGGTTCCTGGTGGGGCCCGTCACCCAGCTCTATAAGAACAACATGTCCGCCCTGCTGCTTCATTCCACGATGCTCACCAGCTCACTCATTTTCCTCTATGCTGCCGCACCGAGCGTCTGGCAAGTACTGCTCACCTCCACCTTCTTTACCATTTCCACCACCATTGGACGGACGTGCATCACAGACTTGGAGCTGCAGAGGGGAGGGGTCCAGGCCAGCGGGACTCTGATCGGAGCCGGGCAGTCGGTCATAGCTGTGGGTCGGATTTTGGCCCCTCTGCTCTCCGGTCTGACCCAGGAGTTCAGCCCCTGCGGCCCTCCCAGTCTGGGAGTCGTGCTCGCTCTGGCAGCTGTGGGTTTGCTCCTCGTCAGAATCCCCAAATGGGACAAAAaaggagcaacaaaaacagtcaaactctga
- the slc9a2 gene encoding LOW QUALITY PROTEIN: sodium/hydrogen exchanger 2 (The sequence of the model RefSeq protein was modified relative to this genomic sequence to represent the inferred CDS: deleted 1 base in 1 codon): MEFIFTRRAAALLIICTFLSFLYGSRGEVPPKPTPGITVVPPLKPNNEPQAYPDAEKSNLPVFTMDYPRIQIPFEITLWMLLASFAKIGFHVYHKITVWVPESCLLISIGLIVGAIMHSVHEEPPAVLTSNVFFLYMLPPIVLDSGYFMPTRPFFENIGTVFWYAVMGTLWNSIGIGISLFTICQIEAFGVQDINLQENLLFASIISAVDPVAVLGVFEDVSVNEQLYIVVFGECLFNDAVTVVLYNMFSFVADMPVVEPVDVFLGVARFFVVGLGGMGFGILFGFVAAFTTRFTSKVREIEPLFIFMFSYLAYLVSELFAISSIMAIVCCALTMKYYVEENVSQRSCTTIRHVVKMLGSISETLIFFFLGVVTITTEHEWNWAYILFTLLFAFVWRGLGILVLTQIINPFRTISFNLKDQFGMAYGGLRGAISFALAFTLPDTIGRKQLFVTATIVIILFTVFLQGISIRPLIEFINVRRTNRNVDTINVEIHCRLMEHTMAGIEDLCGQWSHFYWKDKFMKFNNRVLRRILIRDNRAESSIVALYKKLELQNAMEILDTVSGDISAAPSIVSLHEDKKESAKPKKKFFAEDLKNMHNILSKNMYKIRQRTVAYTSKYALPNDSQPREILIRRHSSIRRSLRPGSFQSTMVPRSQKYFSLPAGQGLESKFPPVRHSYADEHETMSEVAYPARHSRFGQPKRSASGAMMPLHRLDTLKEVPSVDVLNESEKGSTSRGVSRTNSSYSDSRVPARGSRRHFNLPVDNGNGSANDRRNAPTEAEEEQGEQPSSPPPAWAAEPRDSTPQNPLLRRPKWNPKK; the protein is encoded by the exons ATGGAATTCATCTTCACCAGACGAGCGGCTGCGCTCCTAATTATCTgcacatttttaagttttctgtatGGCTCCAGAGGCGAAGTCCCACCCAAACCCACCCCCGGCATCACGGTGGTGCCTCCGCTTAAACCTAACAATGAACCCCAGGCCTACCCAGATGCCGAGAAGTCCAATTTACCCGTGTTTACAATGGATTACCCAAGAATACAGATACCATTTGAGATCACTTTATGGATGCTGCTGGCCTCGTTTGCCAAAATTG GTTTCCATGTGTATCATAAGATCACCGTTTGGGTGCCAGAGTCCTGCCTTCTCATTAGCATTGGTCTGATTGTGGGGGCCATCATGCATTCAGTCCACGAGGAGCCCCCAGCTGTGCTCACCAGCAATGTCTTCTTCCTCTACATGCTGCCCCCAATCGTCCTCGACTCTGGTTACTTCATGCCCACCAGGCCTTTCTTTGAGAACATAGGCACG GTGTTCTGGTACGCAGTGATGGGGACCCTGTGGAACAGCATCGGCATTGGAATCTCCCTTTTCACTATATGCCAGATTGAGGCTTTCGGGGTGCAGGACATCAACCTCCAGGAGAACCTGCTGTTCGCCTCCATCATCTCGGCCGTGGACCCCGTAGCCGTGCTCGGTGTGTTCGAGGACGTGTCCGTGAACGAGCAGCTCTACATCGTGGTGTTTGGAGAATGCCTCTTCAATGACGCTGTCACTGTG GTGTTGTACAATATGTTCAGCTTTGTGGCGGATATGCCAGTGGTGGAGCCTGTGGATGTGTTCCTGGGAGTGGCCAGGTTCTTCGTGGTCGGACTCGGCGGGATGGGCTTCGGCATCCTGTTCGGCTTCGTGGCCGCCTTCACAACCAGATTCACCTCCAAGGTCCGAGAGATCGAGCCCCTCTTCATATTCATGTTCAGCTACCTGGCGTATCTGGTGTCTGAGCTGTTTGCCATCTCGTCCATCATGGC CATCGTCTGCTGTGCCCTCACCATGAAGTACTACGTTGAGGAGAATGTTTCCCAGCGTTCCTGCACGACCATCCGACACGTGGTCAAGATGCTCGGCTCCATCTCGGAGACCctcatcttcttcttcctggGTGTTGTTACCATAACAACAGAACATGAGTGGAACTGGGCCTACATCCTCTTCACATTGTTGTTTGCTTTCGTGTGGAGAGGACTGG GTATTTTGGTGCTGACTCAGATCATCAACCCTTTCCGCACCATCTCCTTCAACCTGAAAGATCAGTTTGGTATGGCCTACGGAGGACTGCGGGGGGCCATTTCATTCGCTCTGGCCTTCACGCTGCCTGACACCATTGGTCGAAAGCAGCTCTTCGTCACCGCCACCATTGTAATCATCCTCTTCACCGTCTTTCTTCAG GGGATCAGTATCCGACCTCTGATTGAGTTCATCAACGTCCGCAGGACAAACCGTAATGTGGACACCATCAATGTAGAGATTCACTGCAGG CTCATGGAGCACACGATGGCAGGAATAGAAGATCTCTGTGGGCAGTGGAGCCACTTCTACTGGAAAGACAA GTTCATGAAGTTCAACAACCGGGTTCTGCGCAGGATCCTTATCCGGGACAACCGGGCCGAGTCCAGTATCGTTGCGCTCTACAAGAAGCTGGAGCTGCAGAACGCCATGGAGATCCTGGACACGGTGTCTGGGGACATCAGCGCTGCTCCGTCCATCGTCTCCCTCCA TGAGGATAAGAAAGAGTCTGCTAAACCTAAGAAGAAATTCTTTGCTGAAGACCTGAAGAACATGCACAACATCCTGTCCAAGAACATGTACAAGATCAGGCAACGG ACGGTGGCATACACATCGAAGTACGCTCTGCCCAACGACAGCCAGCCCAGAGAGATCCTGATCAGACGTCACAGCAGCATCCGCCGCAGCCTCCGGCCTGGAAGCTTTCAGTCAACG ATGGTGCCCAGGTCTCAGAAGTATTTCTCACTTCCTGCTGGGCAGGGTCTGGAGTCAAAGTTTCCTCCTGTGAGGCACAGTTATGCTG atgaGCATGAAACCATGTCGGAGGTGGCCTACCCCGCTCGGCACTCTCGCTTCGGCCAACCTAAACGCTCCGCCTCAGGAGCCATGATGCCTCTGCACCGGCTGGacactctgaaggaggtcccCTCCGTTGACGTCCTGAACGAGAGCGAAAAAGGCAGCACGAGCCGCGGCGTGTCCCGGACCAACTCCTCCTACAGCGACTCCCGCGTGCCGGCACGCGGCTCC CGCCGTCACTTTAACCTCCCTGTCGATAACGGCAACGGCTCAGCCAATGACAGGAGGAATGCTCCAACcgaggcagaggaggagcagggggaGCAGCCTTCGTCTCCACCTCCGGCCTGGGCAGCTGAACCCAGGGACAGCACACCTCAGAACCCTCTGCTCAGGAGGCCAAAGTGGAACCcgaagaaataa